One genomic segment of Jaculus jaculus isolate mJacJac1 chromosome 2, mJacJac1.mat.Y.cur, whole genome shotgun sequence includes these proteins:
- the Efcab1 gene encoding EF-hand calcium-binding domain-containing protein 1, producing the protein MNRKRLQKLTDTLAKNCKHFNKFEVNCLIKLFYTLVGKSAERPGSVTGLDRNAFRNILHMTFGMTDDMIMDRVFRGFDKDNDGCVNVSEWIHGLSLFLRGSLEEKMKYCFEVFDLNGDGFISKEEMFHMLKNSLLKQPSEEDPDEGIKDLVEITLKKMDQDHDGKLSFTDYEKAVREETLLLEAFGPCLPDPKSQMEFEAQVFKEPHDLNDM; encoded by the exons ATGAACCGAAAGAGGCTGCAGAAGTTGACGGACACCTTAGCTAAAAACTGCAAGCATT TTAATAAGTTTGAAGTGAACTGTCTTATAAAGCTTTTCTATACCTTGGTGGGTAAGTCAGCAGAGCGTCCAGGGTCAGTCACTGGACTAGATCGTAATGCATTTCGGAACATCCTGCACATGACATTTGGGAtgacagatgacatgattatggACAGAG taTTCAGAGGTTTTGATAAAGACAATGATGGCTGTGTGAATGTGTCAGAGTGGATTCATGGACTATCACTGTTTCTTCGTGGATCtttagaagaaaaaatgaaat ATTGCTTTGAAGTGTTTGATTTGAATGGTGATGGCTTCATTTCGAAGGAGGAAATGTTCCATATGTTGAAGAACAGCCTTCTCAAACAGCCCTCTGAGGAAGACCCTGATGAAGGAATTAAAGACTTGGTTGAaataacacttaagaaaatg GACCAAGACCATGATGGGAAGCTGTCTTTTACAGACTACGAGAAGGCTGTGAGAGAAGAGACCCTGCTTCTGGAGGCCTTTGGGCCATGTTTACCTGATCCAAag